The Candidatus Nitrosotalea sinensis genome contains a region encoding:
- a CDS encoding PEFG-CTERM sorting domain-containing protein, whose protein sequence is MSTHKEYALIAILATAAVVGIMPAFAVSQANTTYSSQISPSTISQQMLPITVSTDKNAYDRQSTIIVTGHVQNSIAGQAVTMKVSDPNGNIVEVDQLTLDSSGNFQDKINTSSPLWSAGGTYTIYAQAGSQQGLSAKTQFTLPGGGQNSCAPQQLAATVGSELYCIDYTIQGGTASGATLDMASKTLSVKIQAPNDGQISLNIPRSVLDAKKGASDSSFAVLIDGEQAEQFTDSPATDARNVTIPFQAESEKIEIIGTQIVPEFGPIAALVLAIAIISIIAVSAKTGLRFMPKY, encoded by the coding sequence ATGAGTACTCATAAAGAATATGCGTTGATCGCAATTCTTGCTACGGCAGCTGTAGTAGGCATCATGCCTGCATTTGCAGTATCACAGGCAAATACAACATATTCAAGCCAAATCAGCCCAAGTACTATATCTCAACAGATGCTGCCAATTACAGTGTCTACTGACAAAAATGCATACGATAGACAATCGACAATAATTGTTACAGGTCATGTCCAGAATTCAATAGCAGGACAAGCAGTAACAATGAAAGTTTCTGATCCTAATGGGAATATCGTAGAAGTAGACCAGTTAACATTGGATAGCAGTGGCAACTTCCAAGACAAGATCAATACTTCAAGTCCACTATGGTCAGCAGGCGGAACTTACACAATATACGCTCAAGCAGGATCACAACAAGGACTATCAGCAAAAACACAATTCACTCTTCCAGGTGGCGGACAAAACAGTTGCGCACCACAGCAGCTTGCAGCTACAGTTGGTAGTGAATTGTACTGTATTGATTATACAATTCAAGGAGGAACAGCTTCAGGAGCAACACTTGATATGGCATCAAAGACATTAAGTGTCAAAATACAAGCACCAAATGATGGTCAAATTTCACTGAACATACCACGATCAGTGCTTGATGCCAAGAAAGGTGCAAGCGATAGCAGCTTTGCAGTCTTGATTGATGGTGAACAAGCTGAACAATTTACAGATTCACCTGCAACAGATGCTAGAAATGTCACAATTCCATTCCAAGCAGAATCTGAAAAGATTGAGATAATCGGTACACAGATAGTTCCAGAGTTTGGCCCAATCGCAGCTCTAGTACTTGCAATTGCAATAATATCAATAATTGCAGTTTCAGCAAAGACTGGACTAAGATTTATGCCAAAATACTAG
- a CDS encoding PEFG-CTERM sorting domain-containing protein translates to MSTRFKGFALLAILVCTMGVMPVFAASPYALQGSTGANSTNATSGNTGMISSSSTGAVTVTTDKTTYNDGDKITISGSTQDYISDTPITVRIISPIGNLVKVDQVTVGSDRTFSTTITATGTLWQAAGAYTVKVQYGGPERTAQTTFQFAGSSGGQGGNAVSVVIDGNTYPVKYSITNGKVLGIKADTQSKSLIVSIQTTGDGVLTVTLPRGLIDAKVNGQDDPYYVLNDGQEADFQETSTTTTDRTLSIPFTDGTEEIEIIGTWIIPEFGPIAALVLAIAIISIIAVSAKTGLRFMPKY, encoded by the coding sequence ATGAGTACTCGCTTTAAAGGATTTGCGTTACTTGCAATTCTTGTTTGCACTATGGGAGTAATGCCGGTTTTTGCTGCATCACCATATGCTCTACAGGGTTCAACAGGTGCAAATTCTACAAATGCTACATCTGGAAATACAGGAATGATCTCAAGTTCGTCCACAGGTGCAGTCACTGTAACAACAGACAAGACTACATACAATGACGGAGATAAGATCACAATATCAGGAAGTACACAAGATTACATCTCTGATACACCAATAACTGTGAGAATCATCAGCCCAATAGGAAATCTTGTCAAAGTTGATCAGGTAACAGTAGGATCAGACAGAACCTTCTCAACAACCATCACCGCAACAGGTACACTCTGGCAAGCAGCAGGAGCATACACTGTAAAGGTACAATATGGTGGACCTGAGAGGACAGCACAAACAACATTCCAATTTGCAGGATCATCTGGAGGACAAGGCGGAAACGCAGTCAGTGTTGTAATAGATGGCAATACATACCCAGTAAAGTACAGCATTACAAATGGCAAAGTCTTGGGCATAAAGGCAGATACACAGTCCAAGTCCCTTATTGTGTCAATACAAACCACTGGAGATGGAGTGCTAACAGTAACTCTACCTAGAGGATTGATTGATGCAAAAGTAAACGGCCAAGATGACCCATACTATGTATTAAACGATGGTCAAGAAGCTGATTTCCAGGAGACAAGCACAACAACAACCGATAGAACTCTATCAATTCCATTTACAGATGGAACTGAGGAAATAGAGATAATCGGTACATGGATAATTCCAGAGTTTGGCCCAATCGCAGCTCTAGTACTTGCAATTGCAATAATATCAATAATTGCAGTTTCAGCAAAGACTGGACTAAGATTTATGCCAAAATACTAG
- a CDS encoding B12-binding domain-containing radical SAM protein, giving the protein MAGRRIVLTADRSLMTNYRGNFLYGFIACGPYEVVPEWVFDKVFCPPVETDQITGEAKVAQVGLRRVESALLQGYKREDVFIANPDHLEKCIGPDTKVVGINVMDPLGMAPVTTTMSPEKLSYVAMKFKRMCAKIIQLKKQYNFHVVVGGNGAWELAKTDRMKIHGIDTVVVGEADELALDLFHDLEQGDAPELMHCFVKNIQNIPMIQGPTVNSLIEAMRGCGRGCDFCDVNKRSKKDLPLERLQQEAKMNLNYGFDSIWLHSDEMLLYGCDNRNFQPNYDAIIELWKGLKSLGARFVGTTHMTFSAVCADPKLLHDMSEVNGMSNEKWLATNLGIETVAPRMVKKHLGVKTKPFSTDEWGWVVREGARVMNENHWFPAATIIIGWPDETPDETQYTIDLIEDFKKTRMRGLVAPLLYQDFNEKNSMHFGNLNEAQFTLFWKSWEHNLRVINDIIPIIIRNKTFGPPMKLVMYGMIKAGTWAIMRYLRGLSKDLFNGKLPEDIMEKYTRSRSVNAPTYTR; this is encoded by the coding sequence ATGGCAGGAAGGAGAATTGTTCTAACTGCAGATCGTAGTCTTATGACAAATTATAGAGGTAATTTTCTCTATGGTTTCATTGCATGCGGTCCGTATGAGGTAGTCCCTGAATGGGTTTTCGATAAGGTATTTTGTCCTCCAGTTGAAACTGATCAAATAACTGGTGAAGCAAAGGTTGCGCAAGTAGGGTTACGCCGAGTGGAATCTGCTCTATTGCAAGGTTATAAACGAGAAGATGTCTTTATTGCAAATCCTGATCATCTAGAAAAATGCATTGGTCCTGATACAAAGGTTGTTGGAATAAATGTGATGGATCCACTCGGTATGGCTCCTGTAACTACCACCATGTCACCAGAAAAACTTTCGTATGTTGCAATGAAGTTCAAGAGAATGTGTGCTAAAATAATTCAATTAAAAAAGCAATATAATTTTCATGTCGTTGTTGGTGGTAACGGTGCATGGGAACTTGCTAAGACTGATAGAATGAAAATTCATGGTATAGATACTGTTGTTGTAGGAGAAGCAGATGAATTAGCTTTAGATCTTTTCCATGATCTTGAACAAGGTGATGCACCTGAATTGATGCATTGTTTTGTTAAAAATATCCAAAATATACCAATGATCCAAGGACCTACCGTCAATTCCTTGATTGAAGCAATGCGAGGATGTGGACGCGGTTGTGACTTTTGTGATGTTAACAAAAGATCCAAAAAAGATCTTCCTCTAGAACGATTACAACAAGAAGCCAAAATGAATCTGAATTATGGATTTGATTCTATTTGGTTACACTCTGACGAAATGTTGCTTTATGGATGTGATAACAGAAACTTCCAACCAAACTATGATGCTATAATTGAATTGTGGAAAGGTCTCAAATCGTTAGGTGCAAGGTTTGTGGGAACTACTCACATGACATTTTCAGCAGTATGTGCTGATCCAAAACTTCTACATGACATGTCTGAAGTAAATGGTATGAGCAATGAGAAATGGCTTGCCACAAATCTGGGAATTGAAACTGTTGCACCTAGGATGGTAAAAAAACATCTTGGTGTAAAAACAAAACCATTTTCAACAGATGAATGGGGTTGGGTTGTACGTGAGGGTGCTAGAGTGATGAATGAAAATCATTGGTTCCCTGCTGCAACAATAATAATCGGCTGGCCTGATGAGACACCTGATGAGACTCAATATACTATAGACCTGATTGAAGATTTCAAGAAAACTAGAATGCGTGGTCTTGTGGCGCCTCTGTTATATCAAGACTTTAATGAAAAGAACTCTATGCATTTTGGTAATCTTAACGAGGCTCAATTTACTCTATTCTGGAAGTCATGGGAGCACAATCTGAGAGTTATTAATGATATAATTCCTATAATTATAAGAAACAAGACTTTCGGTCCTCCTATGAAACTAGTCATGTACGGTATGATAAAAGCTGGAACTTGGGCAATCATGAGATACTTGAGAGGTCTGTCTAAAGATTTGTTCAATGGTAAACTTCCAGAAGATATCATGGAGAAGTATACTAGAAGTAGATCTGTTAATGCACCTACCTATACTAGGTAG
- a CDS encoding PEFG-CTERM sorting domain-containing protein, with product MSTHKEYALIAILATAAVVGIMPAFAANNPYSACPDCPDNNSTGQQTPPISLTVATDKPVYDHNSQIMITGHVANPYPGQNVAVKITSPSGNVVSVAQVTLDNNGNFVTKASTVGNMWFENGQYTITAQYGDEQARVNSAVFQLAGEAPAIPEFGPIAALVLAIAIISIIAVSAKTGLRFMPKY from the coding sequence ATGAGTACTCATAAAGAATATGCGTTGATCGCAATTCTTGCTACGGCAGCTGTAGTAGGCATCATGCCGGCATTTGCCGCAAACAATCCGTACAGTGCATGTCCAGACTGTCCTGATAACAATAGTACAGGTCAACAGACACCTCCAATATCATTGACAGTGGCAACTGACAAACCAGTTTATGATCACAATTCACAAATTATGATCACAGGGCATGTTGCAAATCCATACCCAGGACAAAATGTAGCTGTAAAAATAACAAGCCCATCAGGCAATGTTGTATCAGTAGCTCAAGTAACCCTTGACAATAACGGAAATTTTGTCACAAAAGCCAGCACAGTTGGTAACATGTGGTTTGAGAATGGACAATATACCATTACAGCACAATACGGAGATGAGCAAGCAAGAGTAAATTCAGCCGTATTCCAGCTAGCAGGTGAAGCACCAGCAATTCCAGAGTTTGGCCCAATCGCAGCTCTAGTACTTGCAATTGCAATAATATCAATAATTGCAGTTTCAGCAAAGACTGGACTAAGATTTATGCCAAAATACTAG
- a CDS encoding DNA-directed RNA polymerase subunit B, with protein MANISNKRWPIIQDILKREGIARQHLNSYDEFLERGLQSIIDEVGQIEIESAEYPYKIQLGKVKLQQPRMMELDGSITHIAPMEARLRNVTYASPIMLEASVVEDGKILESRYIHIGDMPVMVRSNACILHNLSEQKLVEHGEDPNDPGGYFIINGSERVIVGLEDLSYNKIIVDRETVGGNTVFKAKVYSSIVGYRAKLELIMKNDGLIVAKIPGSPVDIPVVTLMRSLGLESDRDIAASVSLVDDIQDELEGSFEKSGDVPTAKDAIVYISKRIAPGMLEEFQIKRAETLLDWGLLPHLGKHPDNRKEKALFLGEATCKLIELKLGWIATDDKDHYGNKVIKFAGQMLADLFRTAFRNLVRDMKYQLERSGQKRGINAVAAAVRPGIVTDKMNNAIATGNWGRGRVGVTQLLDRTNYLSTISHLRRIQSPLSRSQPNFEARDLHATHFGRICPSETPEGSNCGLVKNLALSAIISVNVPSEDIIEKLYDLGVTYVSDAKDELKKEGTRVFVDGRLIGYFKDGQKLVDSLRDLRRNFKIHPHVGIFLYQSSFEGSTKRLYVNCNAGRVLRPLIVIKENKVLLTQELIDKVSKKFLSWTDLLHMGIIELVDANEEENSYIAIDETDIKKHTHMEVFPSAILGAGASIIPYPEHNQSPRNTYESAMAKQSLGFSTPLMNASTYVRQHLMLYPQTPIVNTKAMNLLGLEDRPAGQNCIVAVLPFDGYNIEDAIVLSKSSIDRGLGRTFFYRIYEAEAKQYPGGMRDNFEIPTAEGNVRGFRGDKAYRLLEEDGVIATEATAQGGDILIGKTSPPRFMEEYREFEVKGPYRRDTSIGVRPSENGVVDTVVMTQSHDGGRMYKIRVRDLRIPEIGDKFASRHGQKGVVGLLVNQEDLPYTADGVVPDVMINPHAFPSRMTVGMFLESVTGKAAALRGSKMDGSAFVGEKLEDVKGVLEQNGFKYSGKEVMYDGRTGKPFAVDVFIGVVYYQKLHHMVADKIHARARGQVQMLTKQPTEGRARGGGLRFGEMERDCLIAYGASMMLKDRLLDESDKADIYICERCGLVSYYDIKQRKFVCRVCGDKAKVTSISVAYAFKLLLQEMMSLDVAPRLLIKERV; from the coding sequence ATGGCAAACATTTCAAACAAACGCTGGCCAATAATTCAAGATATTCTAAAGAGGGAAGGAATAGCAAGACAACATCTCAATTCATACGATGAATTTCTTGAGAGGGGATTGCAAAGTATCATAGATGAAGTTGGTCAAATTGAGATTGAAAGTGCTGAATATCCATATAAAATTCAACTTGGAAAAGTAAAGCTTCAACAACCACGTATGATGGAACTGGATGGTTCCATAACTCACATCGCACCTATGGAAGCACGACTTAGGAATGTAACATATGCATCTCCAATAATGCTTGAAGCAAGTGTAGTTGAAGATGGAAAAATTCTAGAATCAAGATACATTCACATTGGAGACATGCCCGTCATGGTTCGCTCAAACGCTTGTATTTTGCATAATCTTTCTGAACAAAAACTTGTAGAACATGGTGAAGATCCAAACGATCCTGGTGGTTATTTCATCATCAATGGATCTGAACGTGTCATAGTTGGGCTTGAGGATTTATCTTACAATAAGATTATTGTAGACAGAGAGACTGTTGGTGGAAACACTGTATTCAAAGCAAAAGTCTATTCGTCAATAGTTGGCTATAGGGCAAAACTTGAATTGATAATGAAAAATGATGGCCTTATAGTTGCAAAAATTCCTGGTTCTCCTGTTGATATTCCTGTAGTTACATTGATGCGTTCACTAGGTCTTGAATCTGACAGAGATATTGCAGCTTCAGTGTCTCTTGTAGATGATATCCAAGATGAACTTGAGGGATCCTTTGAAAAATCTGGTGATGTACCAACTGCAAAAGATGCCATAGTCTACATTAGTAAAAGAATTGCACCTGGTATGCTTGAAGAATTCCAGATAAAAAGAGCAGAAACATTGCTTGACTGGGGTCTTTTACCACACTTGGGCAAACATCCTGACAATAGAAAAGAAAAAGCATTGTTCTTGGGTGAAGCTACATGCAAATTAATTGAACTAAAACTAGGATGGATTGCAACTGATGATAAAGATCACTATGGAAACAAAGTGATAAAGTTTGCAGGTCAAATGCTAGCTGATCTTTTCAGGACCGCATTTAGAAATCTTGTACGGGACATGAAATATCAATTAGAACGATCAGGCCAAAAGCGAGGTATTAATGCTGTAGCAGCTGCAGTGAGACCTGGAATTGTTACTGACAAGATGAATAATGCTATTGCAACTGGAAACTGGGGAAGAGGTAGAGTTGGAGTAACTCAACTTCTTGATAGGACTAACTATCTTTCAACAATAAGCCATCTCAGAAGAATTCAATCTCCTTTGAGTCGAAGCCAACCCAACTTTGAAGCAAGAGATCTTCATGCTACACACTTTGGTAGAATCTGTCCAAGTGAGACACCAGAGGGCTCTAATTGTGGTCTTGTCAAGAATCTTGCCTTGTCTGCAATAATTTCTGTTAATGTACCGTCCGAGGATATTATTGAAAAACTCTATGACCTTGGTGTAACTTATGTGTCAGATGCAAAAGATGAATTGAAAAAAGAAGGTACTAGAGTTTTTGTTGACGGAAGACTGATTGGGTACTTTAAGGATGGACAAAAACTCGTTGATTCTCTAAGGGATCTTAGGAGAAACTTCAAGATTCATCCTCATGTGGGAATCTTTTTGTATCAATCTAGCTTTGAAGGCTCTACTAAAAGACTCTATGTCAATTGTAATGCAGGAAGAGTTTTGCGTCCTCTTATCGTAATTAAAGAAAATAAAGTCCTCTTGACACAAGAACTCATTGATAAGGTGAGCAAAAAATTCCTCTCTTGGACTGATTTGTTACACATGGGAATAATTGAATTAGTTGATGCTAATGAAGAAGAAAACTCTTACATTGCAATCGATGAGACTGATATTAAGAAACATACTCACATGGAGGTCTTTCCATCTGCTATCCTTGGCGCAGGTGCATCAATAATTCCATACCCTGAACACAACCAGTCTCCAAGAAATACATACGAGTCTGCGATGGCAAAGCAAAGTTTGGGCTTTTCAACTCCGTTGATGAATGCTAGTACATATGTTAGACAACACTTGATGCTTTATCCGCAAACTCCAATTGTAAATACAAAAGCTATGAATCTATTAGGATTGGAGGACAGGCCAGCAGGTCAGAACTGCATTGTAGCAGTTTTACCATTTGACGGCTATAACATTGAAGATGCAATCGTTCTAAGTAAATCATCTATTGATAGAGGACTTGGAAGAACATTCTTCTACAGAATCTATGAAGCAGAGGCAAAACAGTATCCTGGAGGCATGAGAGATAACTTTGAGATTCCAACTGCTGAAGGAAATGTTCGTGGATTTAGAGGAGACAAGGCGTATAGATTGTTAGAAGAAGACGGAGTAATTGCAACTGAAGCCACTGCACAGGGTGGTGACATATTGATTGGAAAAACAAGTCCACCTAGATTTATGGAAGAATATCGTGAATTTGAAGTAAAAGGACCGTACAGACGTGATACATCAATAGGAGTAAGACCATCTGAAAATGGAGTTGTAGACACTGTTGTAATGACACAATCACATGACGGAGGACGAATGTATAAAATTAGAGTAAGAGATCTTAGAATTCCTGAAATTGGTGACAAGTTTGCATCAAGACACGGACAAAAAGGAGTAGTAGGATTACTTGTAAATCAAGAAGATCTTCCGTATACTGCAGATGGAGTTGTACCGGATGTAATGATTAACCCACATGCTTTCCCATCTAGAATGACGGTAGGAATGTTCCTTGAATCTGTAACTGGAAAAGCAGCAGCACTGCGTGGAAGCAAGATGGATGGTTCTGCATTTGTAGGTGAAAAACTTGAGGATGTAAAGGGTGTATTAGAACAAAATGGTTTCAAGTATTCTGGAAAAGAAGTAATGTATGACGGAAGAACAGGAAAACCATTTGCTGTAGATGTTTTCATCGGTGTTGTCTATTATCAAAAACTTCACCATATGGTTGCAGATAAGATTCATGCAAGAGCAAGAGGTCAGGTACAAATGCTCACCAAACAGCCAACAGAAGGTCGTGCAAGAGGTGGAGGATTGAGATTTGGTGAAATGGAACGAGATTGTCTTATTGCATATGGTGCATCAATGATGTTGAAGGACAGATTGCTTGATGAATCTGATAAGGCTGATATCTACATCTGTGAAAGATGTGGACTAGTTTCATATTATGATATAAAACAACGAAAATTCGTGTGTAGAGTTTGTGGTGATAAGGCAAAAGTCACATCAATATCTGTAGCATATGCATTCAAATTGCTCTTACAGGAAATGATGAGTCTTGATGTTGCACCAAGATTATTGATAAAGGAGAGAGTATAA
- a CDS encoding DNA-directed RNA polymerase subunit H, with translation MISKKEKILIPDHIYVPKHEIMTKDEAEKVLEKYHTKPTEMPLIYVSDPAIRGLGVKPGDMIKITRKSPTAGESLYYRYVVEE, from the coding sequence ATGATAAGTAAAAAAGAAAAAATACTCATTCCAGATCACATCTATGTTCCAAAACATGAAATAATGACTAAAGATGAAGCTGAAAAAGTGCTTGAAAAATATCATACCAAACCTACCGAAATGCCACTGATCTACGTCAGTGATCCTGCTATTAGAGGACTAGGTGTAAAACCTGGTGATATGATAAAAATTACAAGAAAGAGTCCAACTGCAGGCGAGAGCTTGTACTATCGATACGTGGTGGAAGAATAA
- a CDS encoding VIT1/CCC1 transporter family protein produces the protein MSVEPRHIEAHQKESSSIRDFVFGFGDGINTSLGLVAGVGGAEVSSNIIILAAIVAMFTGAKAMAVQNYLAVKSQRQILDSEIEREKWEMDNVPEAERKEIEDVYRAKGFSGQELENIVNKITSDKKVWLDTMLTEELKLNLDIVGSPLKSAFRMFGAFLLGGILPIIPYFFLSGYVPLIVAIGVSLSASFIIGAIKSKIANISILRGGLEMAGLGTGIALIGYGIGSELGSLGIIKA, from the coding sequence ATGAGTGTTGAGCCAAGACATATAGAGGCACACCAGAAGGAGAGTAGCTCAATAAGAGATTTCGTGTTTGGATTTGGAGATGGCATAAACACCTCACTAGGGTTAGTAGCAGGGGTTGGAGGAGCCGAAGTATCATCCAACATAATCATACTTGCAGCTATTGTAGCCATGTTTACAGGTGCAAAAGCAATGGCAGTCCAAAACTATCTTGCAGTAAAATCGCAGAGACAAATATTAGATTCAGAGATTGAGCGTGAGAAATGGGAGATGGATAATGTTCCGGAAGCAGAACGGAAAGAGATCGAAGATGTGTACAGAGCAAAAGGATTTTCAGGTCAAGAATTAGAAAACATAGTCAATAAGATAACATCTGACAAAAAAGTGTGGTTAGATACAATGCTTACAGAAGAGCTAAAATTGAATTTGGATATTGTAGGAAGTCCATTGAAGAGTGCATTTCGCATGTTTGGGGCTTTTTTGCTAGGAGGAATATTACCAATAATACCATACTTTTTTCTAAGCGGATATGTCCCATTGATTGTAGCAATAGGAGTGAGTCTTTCTGCGTCATTCATAATTGGTGCGATAAAATCAAAAATTGCAAACATCAGCATATTACGTGGAGGATTAGAGATGGCAGGGCTAGGTACAGGTATAGCTCTCATAGGATATGGGATAGGTTCTGAGCTTGGAAGTTTAGGCATCATC
- a CDS encoding PEFG-CTERM sorting domain-containing protein, whose product MAAPIALPVFGQTPVTNPKGNQTTAYDLLQQEANQTGGISKATLAPLVVNTDLPTYNQGDTIVITGHVRDTQNATAVTLRVFNSLKNMISVAQLLPSADGSFTKTFLATGPLWKAAGNYTIVAQYGLYTNTNSTFHYNGGDGSSTITKAINSTYALQSGGQTYNIPYIIKGGTVSSMSILAPQYTLEIALNTNADGSITLTLPRNMIDAKVPPPPNPDANLTGAKVDTSQLEDNTFIVSVNGKQVTQFTETKNQYVRILSIPFHNGDSKIDIVGTVIVPEFGPIAALVLAIAIISIIAVSAKTGLRFMPKY is encoded by the coding sequence ATGGCAGCACCAATCGCTTTACCAGTTTTCGGGCAAACACCAGTAACAAATCCGAAAGGCAATCAAACAACAGCATATGATCTTTTACAACAAGAAGCCAATCAAACAGGTGGCATAAGTAAGGCAACATTAGCACCACTGGTTGTTAACACAGATTTGCCAACATACAATCAAGGTGACACAATAGTTATCACAGGACATGTAAGAGATACACAAAATGCCACAGCTGTAACTCTTCGAGTTTTCAACTCCTTAAAGAATATGATTTCAGTAGCACAATTACTTCCATCAGCTGATGGAAGTTTTACCAAGACATTCCTAGCCACAGGTCCGCTTTGGAAGGCAGCTGGTAATTATACAATAGTAGCACAATATGGTTTATACACAAATACAAACTCAACATTCCACTACAATGGTGGAGATGGTAGCTCTACAATTACAAAAGCTATCAATTCAACATATGCATTACAATCAGGAGGGCAGACATATAATATCCCATACATAATAAAAGGAGGTACAGTAAGTAGCATGAGCATACTTGCACCACAGTACACCTTAGAAATTGCACTAAACACTAATGCTGATGGTTCTATCACCCTCACATTACCAAGAAACATGATCGATGCAAAAGTACCTCCGCCTCCAAACCCTGATGCAAATTTGACAGGAGCTAAAGTAGACACTTCACAATTAGAGGATAACACATTCATTGTATCAGTCAATGGAAAGCAAGTAACACAATTTACTGAAACAAAGAACCAATACGTAAGAATACTTAGCATTCCGTTCCACAATGGAGATTCCAAGATAGACATTGTCGGTACAGTCATAGTTCCAGAGTTTGGCCCAATCGCAGCTCTAGTACTTGCAATTGCAATAATATCAATAATTGCAGTTTCAGCAAAGACTGGACTAAGATTTATGCCAAAATACTAA
- a CDS encoding PEFG-CTERM sorting domain-containing protein encodes MRYSSISIMVLLFSSMSVPIFADTTTATPTLSPPTAALITVNIDKSAYALGDTIVISGQVQAVVVGTPLTIQILDPTNNLVQVAQIDVSQDGKYTDTMKATGALWKSNGKYTVKVQYGPPNVTAQATFDFQSTPVFTNNVFQLKDPGSQQTFNVNYTISGGSVKTMTIDAQSLSVIVSVNSTNDGTISLQLPRALIDAKTSSGQDDAFIILIDGAEVKPQSESANNDYRNITVQFLQGDQDIEIIGTQIVPEFGPIAALVLAIAIISIIAVSAKTGLRFMPKY; translated from the coding sequence ATGCGATATTCATCCATTTCCATAATGGTTTTATTATTTTCATCCATGTCTGTTCCTATTTTTGCAGATACAACAACTGCGACACCAACGCTATCCCCTCCCACAGCAGCCTTGATTACTGTAAACATAGACAAATCAGCATACGCGTTAGGAGATACAATAGTAATCTCAGGTCAAGTGCAAGCAGTAGTGGTTGGTACGCCACTTACCATACAAATTCTAGATCCTACAAACAATCTTGTTCAAGTTGCACAAATCGACGTCTCACAAGACGGCAAATATACAGATACTATGAAAGCTACAGGCGCATTATGGAAATCAAATGGAAAATACACTGTAAAAGTCCAATACGGACCTCCAAATGTGACCGCACAGGCTACATTCGATTTTCAGAGCACACCAGTCTTTACAAACAATGTATTTCAGCTCAAGGATCCTGGTAGCCAGCAAACATTCAATGTAAACTACACCATAAGTGGCGGTAGTGTTAAAACAATGACTATAGATGCTCAGAGTCTATCAGTTATTGTATCGGTGAACTCTACAAATGATGGAACCATATCATTACAATTACCGAGAGCACTCATAGATGCAAAGACAAGTTCTGGTCAGGATGATGCATTCATCATACTTATAGACGGTGCAGAAGTTAAACCGCAAAGCGAATCTGCAAACAACGACTATCGAAACATAACAGTTCAATTCTTACAAGGAGATCAAGATATAGAAATAATCGGTACACAGATAGTTCCAGAGTTTGGCCCAATCGCAGCTCTAGTACTTGCAATTGCAATAATATCAATAATTGCAGTTTCAGCAAAGACTGGACTAAGATTTATGCCAAAATACTAG